The following is a genomic window from Candidatus Uhrbacteria bacterium CG10_big_fil_rev_8_21_14_0_10_50_16.
ACCATGGGGACGTCTTGGTTTCGACGTATGTCGAAGCATTGTCTACGCAGGTCGAGGGTGCACCGGTCCCTCGTTAATACTCTGGTGCAGCGAAACAACTGCAAACACATTCGCAAAGCTCCGCAATGCATTCGCATTGCGTCCAGCATTCGCTCTCGCCTAAGCGCGAGAGCACGCCGCTACGCCTGACCTCACATAGGGTGTAACCGGTGTCATATCTTGTGAGCAGGTGCGTGTAGCCACTCAGTACACGATGCCTGATTTGCCTGAGTGAACCATCGATCGGCGCTTGGCTGTTCCCTACGATCGTTGGTACCAGAACAGCCTACACCTGTACACGTTTCAATGGTTCTCATATCGGACGTGGGTTCGACTCCCACCGTCTCCACCATGTTTATTTATAAGCATGTCCCACACGTAGCAGCTCATGCTAAATGGGACCGTTTCATTCACATCAGTATCGTTTAAGACCCAACAATGCGCATTCACCGACGACGAAAACGCGGACAAGAGGCCAAGAAGGCCGTCGTACCCGAGTACCAAGCCAATGAGCAGATCCAAGCGGATCAGCTATTTTTAATCTCAGATCAAGGTGAACAAATTGGATTAATCGATCGGTCCGAAGCACAACGACTCGCCGAAGAACGAGAAGTCGACCTCGTGATTGTGTCGCCAAAGGCCAACCCGCCCGTGGCACGTCTCATGAACTACGGTCAGTTCCGTTATCAAAAAGAGAAGGAGGCCCGCAAACAAAAAGCACAGAGCAAGCAAACAGAGGTCAAGGCGGTACGACTCACCGCGCGTATTGGACAGCATGACCTGGATGTTCGTATGAAGCGGGCACTCGAATTCCTCAAGCGAGGAGATAAGCTCAAGCTAGAAATGGTGCTCCGAGGCCGCGAAAAAGCCTACGTGGATCGAGGCAAAGAGATCATGGAGCAATTTATTGCCCAAATCACCTCCGTACACCTTTTAGAGCTCCAAACCATCCAGGAGTTTAAGAACACCAATGGACGCTTGACAATCATCGTCGGTTTGAAGTAGAATCCTCACACCTATCAAGGACTATGAAGTTGAAAACGAACAAAACGATCTCAAAACGCTTTAAAATCACCAAGAATAAGAAGATTTTAATGCGACGCGGAGGTCAGGATCACTTTAACAGCCGGGACACAGGAAAGATTACACGTCGCAAACGTCGCGATGTCGAGCTTTCCGGTACTAATAAGCGAGCGCTTAAGGCAGGAATGCCTTACGCAGGAATCTAGACTATGCCACGCGTTACACGAGGAACACAACATACCAAGCGCCGCCGCAACCTTTTGGAGAAAACAAAGGGAATGAAGTGGGGTCGCAAGAGCAAGATTCGTCTTGCCAAGACCGCTGCACTTAAGGCTGGTGCTTACGCTTACCGTGATCGCCGCACCAAAAAGCGTGATTTCCGCAAACTCTGGACCATTAAGATAAATGCCGGAGCCCGCGCCCTTGGAACCACGTACAGCCGATTGATTAGTGCTTTGAGCAAAAAGAACATCGAGTTGGACCGCAAGTCCCTCGCCTACTTAGCCGAGCATCAGCCAG
Proteins encoded in this region:
- a CDS encoding translation initiation factor IF-3 codes for the protein MRIHRRRKRGQEAKKAVVPEYQANEQIQADQLFLISDQGEQIGLIDRSEAQRLAEEREVDLVIVSPKANPPVARLMNYGQFRYQKEKEARKQKAQSKQTEVKAVRLTARIGQHDLDVRMKRALEFLKRGDKLKLEMVLRGREKAYVDRGKEIMEQFIAQITSVHLLELQTIQEFKNTNGRLTIIVGLK
- a CDS encoding 50S ribosomal protein L20 — its product is MPRVTRGTQHTKRRRNLLEKTKGMKWGRKSKIRLAKTAALKAGAYAYRDRRTKKRDFRKLWTIKINAGARALGTTYSRLISALSKKNIELDRKSLAYLAEHQPEAFKSVVEASK